One genomic segment of Vulpes vulpes isolate BD-2025 chromosome 2, VulVul3, whole genome shotgun sequence includes these proteins:
- the PHYHD1 gene encoding phytanoyl-CoA dioxygenase domain-containing protein 1 isoform X2 produces the protein MACLSPSQLQKFQEDGFLVLEGFLSADECVAMQQRIGELVADMDVPIHCRIEFSTQEEEQLRSQGKKDYFLSSGDKIRFFFEKGVFDEKGNFLVPPEKSINKIGHALHAHDPVFRHVTHSPKVQALAKSLGLQMPVVVQSMYIFKQPHFGGEVSPHQDSTFLYTEPLGRVLGMWIALEDATLENGCLWFIPGSHTGGVSRRMVRAFAGLKLNTRFLGSEPVWDDSLFVPTPVQRGALILIHGEVVHKSEQNLSDRSRHAYTFHLMESLGTMWSPENWLQPTAELPFPPLYT, from the exons ATGGCCTGCCTGAGCCCCTCGCAGCTCCAGAAG TTTCAGGAGGACGGATTTCTGGTGCTGGAAGGATTTTTATCTGCAGATGAGTGTGTAGCCATGCAACAGAGGATTGGCGAGCTAGTGGCTGACATGGACGTCCCTATCCACTGCCGCATAGAATTTTCCACCCAGGAAGAAGAGCAGCTGAGAAGCCAA GGCAAGAAAGACTATTTCCTTAGCAGTGGCGACAAGATTCGATTCTTCTTTGAGAAAGGCGTTTTCGACGAGAAAG GAAATTTCCTGGTCCCTCCAGAGAAATCCATCAATAAAATTGGCCACG CTCTGCACGCCCACGACCCTGTCTTCAGACATGTCACACACTCTCCCAAGGTGCAG GCCTTGGCCAAAAGTCTGGGCCTCCAGATGCCCGTGGTGGTGCAGAGCATGTACATCTTCAAG CAACCTCACTTTGGTGGTGAAG TTTCCCCTCACCAGGACTCCACCTTCCTGTACACGGAGCCCCTGGGCCGGGTGCTGGGCATGTGGATCGCATTGGAGGATGCCACTCTGGAGAATGGCTGCCTCTGGTTCATCCCAGGCTCCCATACTG GTGGGGTGTCAAGAAGGATGGTCCGGGCCTTTGCTGGCTTGAAGCTCAACACCAGATTCCTTGGGTCAGAGCCTGTCTGGGATGACAGCCTATTTGTACCCACACCAGTGCAGAGAG GGGCCCTTATCCTAATCCACGGAGAAGTAGTGCACAAGAGTGAGCAGAACCTTTCTGACCGCTCACGCCATGCCTATACTTTCCACCTCATGGAGTCCTTGGGCACCATGTGGAGCCCGGAGAACTG GCTCCAGCCAACAGCTGAGCTGCCCTTTCCCCCTCTGTACACCTGA
- the PHYHD1 gene encoding phytanoyl-CoA dioxygenase domain-containing protein 1 isoform X1: MACLSPSQLQKFQEDGFLVLEGFLSADECVAMQQRIGELVADMDVPIHCRIEFSTQEEEQLRSQGKKDYFLSSGDKIRFFFEKGVFDEKGNFLVPPEKSINKIGHALHAHDPVFRHVTHSPKVQALAKSLGLQMPVVVQSMYIFKQPHFGGEGELRTGHGVQQRQRVGAAAVSPHQDSTFLYTEPLGRVLGMWIALEDATLENGCLWFIPGSHTGGVSRRMVRAFAGLKLNTRFLGSEPVWDDSLFVPTPVQRGALILIHGEVVHKSEQNLSDRSRHAYTFHLMESLGTMWSPENWLQPTAELPFPPLYT, from the exons ATGGCCTGCCTGAGCCCCTCGCAGCTCCAGAAG TTTCAGGAGGACGGATTTCTGGTGCTGGAAGGATTTTTATCTGCAGATGAGTGTGTAGCCATGCAACAGAGGATTGGCGAGCTAGTGGCTGACATGGACGTCCCTATCCACTGCCGCATAGAATTTTCCACCCAGGAAGAAGAGCAGCTGAGAAGCCAA GGCAAGAAAGACTATTTCCTTAGCAGTGGCGACAAGATTCGATTCTTCTTTGAGAAAGGCGTTTTCGACGAGAAAG GAAATTTCCTGGTCCCTCCAGAGAAATCCATCAATAAAATTGGCCACG CTCTGCACGCCCACGACCCTGTCTTCAGACATGTCACACACTCTCCCAAGGTGCAG GCCTTGGCCAAAAGTCTGGGCCTCCAGATGCCCGTGGTGGTGCAGAGCATGTACATCTTCAAG CAACCTCACTTTGGTGGTGAAGGTGAGCTGAGAACAGGCCATGGGGTCCAGCAACGGCAACG ggtgggggctgctgcAGTTTCCCCTCACCAGGACTCCACCTTCCTGTACACGGAGCCCCTGGGCCGGGTGCTGGGCATGTGGATCGCATTGGAGGATGCCACTCTGGAGAATGGCTGCCTCTGGTTCATCCCAGGCTCCCATACTG GTGGGGTGTCAAGAAGGATGGTCCGGGCCTTTGCTGGCTTGAAGCTCAACACCAGATTCCTTGGGTCAGAGCCTGTCTGGGATGACAGCCTATTTGTACCCACACCAGTGCAGAGAG GGGCCCTTATCCTAATCCACGGAGAAGTAGTGCACAAGAGTGAGCAGAACCTTTCTGACCGCTCACGCCATGCCTATACTTTCCACCTCATGGAGTCCTTGGGCACCATGTGGAGCCCGGAGAACTG GCTCCAGCCAACAGCTGAGCTGCCCTTTCCCCCTCTGTACACCTGA
- the PHYHD1 gene encoding phytanoyl-CoA dioxygenase domain-containing protein 1 isoform X3 — MACLSPSQLQKGKKDYFLSSGDKIRFFFEKGVFDEKGNFLVPPEKSINKIGHALHAHDPVFRHVTHSPKVQALAKSLGLQMPVVVQSMYIFKQPHFGGEVSPHQDSTFLYTEPLGRVLGMWIALEDATLENGCLWFIPGSHTGGVSRRMVRAFAGLKLNTRFLGSEPVWDDSLFVPTPVQRGALILIHGEVVHKSEQNLSDRSRHAYTFHLMESLGTMWSPENWLQPTAELPFPPLYT, encoded by the exons ATGGCCTGCCTGAGCCCCTCGCAGCTCCAGAAG GGCAAGAAAGACTATTTCCTTAGCAGTGGCGACAAGATTCGATTCTTCTTTGAGAAAGGCGTTTTCGACGAGAAAG GAAATTTCCTGGTCCCTCCAGAGAAATCCATCAATAAAATTGGCCACG CTCTGCACGCCCACGACCCTGTCTTCAGACATGTCACACACTCTCCCAAGGTGCAG GCCTTGGCCAAAAGTCTGGGCCTCCAGATGCCCGTGGTGGTGCAGAGCATGTACATCTTCAAG CAACCTCACTTTGGTGGTGAAG TTTCCCCTCACCAGGACTCCACCTTCCTGTACACGGAGCCCCTGGGCCGGGTGCTGGGCATGTGGATCGCATTGGAGGATGCCACTCTGGAGAATGGCTGCCTCTGGTTCATCCCAGGCTCCCATACTG GTGGGGTGTCAAGAAGGATGGTCCGGGCCTTTGCTGGCTTGAAGCTCAACACCAGATTCCTTGGGTCAGAGCCTGTCTGGGATGACAGCCTATTTGTACCCACACCAGTGCAGAGAG GGGCCCTTATCCTAATCCACGGAGAAGTAGTGCACAAGAGTGAGCAGAACCTTTCTGACCGCTCACGCCATGCCTATACTTTCCACCTCATGGAGTCCTTGGGCACCATGTGGAGCCCGGAGAACTG GCTCCAGCCAACAGCTGAGCTGCCCTTTCCCCCTCTGTACACCTGA